Sequence from the Methylophilales bacterium MBRSF5 genome:
TTAAATAATTTCCTTGATTTTTCTTCCAGTCACCTAAAACAAATCTTGTAAATGCTTTATATCGATGGGTATTCTGGCGATGAGTATGCCCATGAATTAATATCTCAATTGGAAGATTCTTTTCAATTACTGAGTTAACTGTTTTTTCATTTACATCAGTAATATTTTCTGGCTTGTTAAGATTTAATTTTTTACTTTGCTCCCTAAGGTTAGATGCAATACTGATTCTTTCATCTAATCCTTTGGCTAAAAAATTATCCTGCCACTCTTTTGACCTCACTTCTTTACGAAACGCTTGATAATCTGAATCATCACTGCAAAGAGTGTCACCATGCATAAGTAAGACATGATTATGGCCGAGAGTAATTCGAGTTTCATCATCAAGAATTGTTATTTGATTTTCCCTAAAAAATTTTTTGCCAATTAAAAAATCTCTATTTCCATGAATGAAATATATATTTTTTTGATCGCCGAGCCTACTCAAAGCACTAATTTCCTTTGAATACATACTGGAATCATCACCGACCCAGTAATCGAAGAGGTCACCCAAAATAAAGAGGTTATTTGTTAAAGCTGAACTGTGCTCAAGAAAATTTAGAAATATATTATTTGATGCATTATCAGTAAGATGCAAATCAGATATGAATACAGCACTATCATTAATATTAATTTTTTGAGCCTTCATTAATAATAATTGATTCTTTTGGCACATCTTGGTGACCCGATGGATGATTTCCTGTAGGCACTTTAGCAATCTGATCAACTATATCCATACCTTCAATTACCTTACCAAATACACAGTACCCAAAGCCATCCTGTCCTGGATAATCCAAGAACGAATTATCAGCTACGTTGATAAAAAACTGTGACGTGGCTGAGTCAGGAATGCTAGTTCGAGCCATAGCGATGGTATATTTTAAATTTTTTAAGCCATTCGCTGCTTCATTTTTGATTGGATCATTTGTATCTTTTTGATTCATATCTTTATCGAAGCCACCACCTTGAATCATAAAACCGTCGATTACTCTATGAAAAATTGTTCCATTAAAGAAACCTGAATCTACATATGATTCAAAGTTTTTTACAGTGATTGGTGCCTTATCTGCATATGTTTCAATGACGATATCGCCTTTAGAAGTTTTGAGTGTAATCATTATTATCCCTATTTTAATTATTTTTTAATTATTTCATTGATGCTAATTTTTCTTATAGGTACATCAGCATGCCCTTTTTTTGAAGTAGTAGGCACTTTAGCAATTTGATCAACTATATCCATACCTTCAATTACCTTACCAAATACACAGTACCCAAAGCCATCCTGTCCTGGATAATCCAAGAACGAATTATCAGCTACGTTGATAAAAAACTGTGACGTGGCTGAGTCAGGAATGCTAGTTCGAGCCATAGCGATGGTATATTTTAAATTTTTTAAGCCATTCGCTGCTTCATTTTTGATTGGATCATTTGTATCTTTTTGATTCATATCTTTATCGAAGCCACCACCTTGAATCATAAAACCGTCGATTACTCTATGAAAAATTGTTCCATTAAAGAAACCTGAATCTACATATGATTCAAAGTTTTTTACAGTGATTGGTGCCTTATCTGCATATGTTTCAATGACGATATCGCCTTTAGAAGTTTTGATTAAAAATACTTGCTCAGCCTGTGCAAGTATTGAATATGTTGAAACAATACAAACTAGTATAAATTTAATGAGTTGATTCACTGATAATTTTCCATTCATTATTAAATTTTCTCCATATTTGTTTTTTTTGGGATGTCTGTTTTAGCAGATTACTATTGTATGTTTGAGTAAACTCAACATACTTTACGTAATCTTCTTCATCAGGGTAATCAATAATCGTCAGATTATCAATGGCAATTTCAACATCATTGGTATTTTCAAATACAGTTTTCTTTTTTGAGGACCATATGTCAAAGGTTGTTGAGTTATATTTTGCATTGGTATCATAAAACGCTATATATGCTGAGTAATTTTGTAATGTCCAATTGTTGATCCATGATTCAAAATAGCTCATGAATGTATTGTGATTATCTATTTTATTTTCAGTGGCGAAGTATTGATCATAAGATAACTTCGATACAATAACTTTTGTATTTTTATCTTTAAGTATATTTTCTAAAATATTCAAATTTTCATTTGAAATAACAATACAACCATCACTTGACTTTGGAGCCCGGCTATATGTATCTTTTGGTGTTCCATGAATCCAGATGCCATGACCTGTTTTGTTTAATAGCTTATCGTACACATTGGGGTAATCAATTGGAAAAGCACCGTCACCATAAAAATCACTCAAAGGCTGAGTTATTTTTTTTCCAAGGGTGTAAACTCCTAATGGTGTTTTTTTGTCTCCTTCAAAGTTTTTACCTGATCCATTTTTTCCAATAGAGGCATATGCGTCAAAGGTCTTTATTAAAGTATGGTTTTTGATTTCAAATAAATACAATCTGGACTTGTTTGTATCAACATAAATTAAATTATCTATGCTTTGTGGTAGAGTCACTCGACGAGATTCAATGATATCAGTAGCATTATGCAAATGACTTTCGATTCTTTTTTTTGCTTCATCCTTTAAATCGTCAATTTTTTCTTTTGAAATGTTACTTGATGATCCAAAATCTGAAATTCCATGGGCATAGGCCTGATATATATCTCCTCGAATAAGGTAAGCCAATTTAAAGTTTGGTTTTTGTTTAATTATTTCATCTATTGTAATTAACGCATCACTCAGTTCACCTTCAGATATTTTATATAACGACTTGATTAAAAGATTTTCAATATTATCAGCTTGATAATTATCACTATAAGCAACGGCGTGACTACATAGTAATGTAGTAAAGAGAAGGTTTTTAAGAGATTTCATTGACTATTTTTAATTGATCATCAATTAGTTCAATTAAAAGTGTTTTTTTAGTGGTTGAATCAATATTACCAGATTGGTAAATTTGTATGAAAGAAACGCTATATAGATTTTTATTTTTTGAAATTTCTATATTATCTAACCTTAAATTGATTGACGATTTATTAATAACTCTAGGTTTCCTAAATTGCTTCCATTTTTCTAAATCCATTCCTTTATTATTTTTGAAATTATCTGAGTAATATTCAATATATTGATCAAAGTTTTGACTCATCCACGCATTTTTCCAGTTATCAATCATTGCATAAATCTTTTCATTGATAATATCTTCTTTATTATCAATTTCATTTAATGATTGAGTTTCTTGTTTGGCGTCTTCAGCAAGAACAATATTTTTATTAATGGGTTGAAAGTTAAATAATTTTTTTATTAAAGAAAGTTTTGTTTTTGCGTTTTTATTAGATTTATCAATTTGAAGTGCTTGATTATAAGATTCACTTGCCATTCGTGTATACAAATCCCCTAGGTTTATATGAGCTGTAGCATAGCTTGGATGAGTTTTAATTGATTTCTCTAATGCTGTTTTTGCTAAATCAAAATTACCATTCTGTGCATATAAGACTGCTAAATTATTATAAGGCTCAGGTAATGCAGGATGAGATTTTGTTAATGAAACAAATACATTAATGGCATTATCAATTTCACCTAATTCTGATAGCAATACTCCGCTAATAAAAAGTAATTGTGGGTTATCTTTATCAGAATCAAGATGCTGGTTAACTATTTTTTTTGCTTCTAAGTAATTTTTTTCCTCTATCAATTTATTTAATTTTGACATATCGGCAAAAGAATAATGTGAAAAAGCGAATACAAAAAAAAGAACTGCTATTAAAAAACGTTTTGACATACTATAATCTCAAAAAACAATCTTTATATTTTACCAAATAAGCTTGTCTCATACTATTTATGATTAGAATTTTTAACACCCTTACTAGTAAAAAAGAAAATTTCAAGCCAATCACCGAAAATCATGTAAAGATGTACGTATGCGGCATGACAGTTTATGATGATTGTCATGTGGGCCATGCTAGAGTGCTGATTGTTTTTGATTTAATTTACAGATGGTTTTTAAATTCTGGATATGATGTTCAATATGTTAGAAATATTACTGATATTGATGACAAAATAATTAATAAATCGAATGATAAAGGCTGTAAATTTAACGAATTGACAGATAAATATATTGACTCAATGCATGAGGATTCGAAAGCTCTAAACGTAATTCCCCCAACATTTGAACCAAAAGCTACTGAAGCAATCCCCTCAATGATAAAAATGATTAGTATCCTTGTTGACAAGGGCTTTGCATATGTTGGAAAAAATGGAGATGTTTTTTTTGAAATTGCAAAATTTAAAGATTATGGAAAATTGTCAAAAAAAAATGTCGATGATCTTGATGCTGGTTCAAGAGTAAAGATTGATGATAATAAAAAGAGCTTTGGTGATTTTGTTTTATGGAAGTTATCAAAAGAAAATGAACCGTCTTGGGAATCTCCTTGGGGCAAGGGACGACCTGGATGGCACATTGAGTGCTCAGCAATGAGTAGTGATATTCTTGGAGAAAGTTTTGATATACATGGCGGTGGTCAGGATTTAATTTTTCCGCATCATGAAAATGAAATTGCACAATCAGAATCATGTCACGATTATAAAATGGCTAATTACTGGATTCATAATGGTTTTGTTAATGTTGATGATGAAAAAATGTCTAAATCTTTAGGTAACTTTTTTACATTAAAAAACGTTTTAAAAAAATACAGTGGTGAAGTCATAAGATTTTTTGTTTACAAATCTCATTACAGAAGCCCATTAAATTATTCTGATCAAAACCTAAATGATGCAAAAGCTGCAGTAGAAAAAATTTATATAGCGCTTAGGCCTTACAATTGTATTCAAGTTGATCTGGACTGGTCTAAAGCATCTTTAAGTAAAATTAAAGATGCTTTAGATGATGATTTTAATTCTCCACAGGCTATCTCAATAATATTTGAGCTTATTAATCAGCTCAATAAAGTGACTAATAATGATTTAGCAAATGAAATATATAGTGTGTTAAAAGCTCTTGGTTTGATGGCAATACCACAAGATGAGTATTTCACTAAATCAAGCAAGATTGATCATGATCATATTGAAAAATTAATTCAACAGAGAGCGCAGGCAAAATTTCAAAAGGATTACCAAAAAGCTGATGAATTAAGAAATGAAATTGATTCTCTAGGTGTTATTTTAGAGGATACAGTAAATGGTACAGTTTGGAGAATCAAATGACAGTAAATTTAAAAGCTCCACTAAAGAAAAACATAATCAACGTACCTGGCTTCAGATTTTTTACCTTTGGTGCAAGAATAAAA
This genomic interval carries:
- a CDS encoding peptidylprolyl isomerase, whose translation is MNGKLSVNQLIKFILVCIVSTYSILAQAEQVFLIKTSKGDIVIETYADKAPITVKNFESYVDSGFFNGTIFHRVIDGFMIQGGGFDKDMNQKDTNDPIKNEAANGLKNLKYTIAMARTSIPDSATSQFFINVADNSFLDYPGQDGFGYCVFGKVIEGMDIVDQIAKVPTTSKKGHADVPIRKISINEIIKK
- a CDS encoding peptidylprolyl isomerase, with the translated sequence MITLKTSKGDIVIETYADKAPITVKNFESYVDSGFFNGTIFHRVIDGFMIQGGGFDKDMNQKDTNDPIKNEAANGLKNLKYTIAMARTSIPDSATSQFFINVADNSFLDYPGQDGFGYCVFGKVIEGMDIVDQIAKVPTGNHPSGHQDVPKESIIINEGSKN
- a CDS encoding cysteinyl-tRNA synthetase, with amino-acid sequence MIRIFNTLTSKKENFKPITENHVKMYVCGMTVYDDCHVGHARVLIVFDLIYRWFLNSGYDVQYVRNITDIDDKIINKSNDKGCKFNELTDKYIDSMHEDSKALNVIPPTFEPKATEAIPSMIKMISILVDKGFAYVGKNGDVFFEIAKFKDYGKLSKKNVDDLDAGSRVKIDDNKKSFGDFVLWKLSKENEPSWESPWGKGRPGWHIECSAMSSDILGESFDIHGGGQDLIFPHHENEIAQSESCHDYKMANYWIHNGFVNVDDEKMSKSLGNFFTLKNVLKKYSGEVIRFFVYKSHYRSPLNYSDQNLNDAKAAVEKIYIALRPYNCIQVDLDWSKASLSKIKDALDDDFNSPQAISIIFELINQLNKVTNNDLANEIYSVLKALGLMAIPQDEYFTKSSKIDHDHIEKLIQQRAQAKFQKDYQKADELRNEIDSLGVILEDTVNGTVWRIK